The DNA window CGGAACACAAATATGGCTTATTAAGGAACCCGATCATGGAAGCTACCGTTGTGCGGCTAACCAGCGCCGCTACCGACGTTATCGTGCGCTGTTCCCCGTTTGCAGAAATCCTCTACTGGGGGCCGCATCTGAGCGATTTTACAGCCCAGGACGTGCTGACCCTGGGGCGCCCGGTGCCGAATGGCCGCCTGGACGTTGACACCCCGCTGACGCTGGCGGCCGAAGCGGGCCGTGGCCTGTTTGGCGCACCCGGCGTTGAAGGCCACCGGGACGGCCTGGACTGGTCGCCGGTATTTACCACCTGCGATGTGATCCATACCGGGCAACAACTGGAGATTCTGGCTGAAGATCGCCAGGCCGGGCTGCAGTTGCATAGCGAACTGGTGCTGGATACAGCCAGCAGCGTACTGCAAATGCGCCACACCCTGACCAACACCAAGCCGGAGCGTTACTGGCTGAACCGCCTGGCGCTAACGTTGCCGCTGCCGGAGCGCGCCGGCGAAGTGATGGCGTTCCACGGCCGTTGGATCCGCGAATTTCAACCACACCGCATCCCGCTGGCGCACGGCGGCTACCAACAGGAAAACCGCCGCGGCCGCACCTCGCACGAATACTTCCCCGGCATGATGATCGGCACCGCCGGCTTTAGCGAGCAGCAAGGGGAAGTCTGGGGCGTGCACCTTGGCTGGAGCGGCAATCACCGCCTGCGCGCGGATGTGAAAACCGACGGCCGACGCCTGGTGCAGGCCGAAGCGCTGTATCTGCCGGGGGAAATGGCGCTGGAAGAAAATGCCAGCCTGAGCACGCCGTGGCTGTACGCCGCCTGCTCGCAACGCGGCCTGACGGCCCTGAGCCAGCAGTTCCACCGCTATGTGCGCCAGCACATTCTGCATTTCCCCGGCAACAAGCCGCGCCCGGTGCACCTTAACACCTGGGAAGGCATCTATTTCGATCACCAGCCGGAATACATCATGCGCATGGCCAGCCAGGCCGCCGAACTGGGCGTCGAGCGCTTTATCATTGACGATGGCTGGTTCCGCGGCCGCGATCACGATCGCGCCGCCCTGGGGGACTGGTATCTTGACGAACGCAAATACCCCGACGGCCTGGAACCGGTGATCGGCCACGTAAAACGTCTGGGGATGGAGTTCGGCATCTGGGTGGAGCCGGAAATGATTAACCCGGATTCAGACCTGTACCGCGCCCACCCGGACTGGGTACTGGGGCTGGCGGGTTACCAACAGCCCACTGGCCGCCACCAGTACGTGCTCGATCTGTGCAACCCGCAGGTGTTTGATTACCTGCTGGCGCGCCTGGAGTGGCTGTTGAGCGCGCATGATATCGACTATGTGAAATGGGACATGAACCGCGAAATCGTACAGCCCGCGCACCTGGGCCACGCGTCGCTGACCGCACAGACGGCGCAGTTTTACCGGCTGCTGGATACGTTGCAACAGCGTTTCCCGGCGGTGGAGTTTGAATCCTGCGCATCCGGCGGCGGCCGCATCGATTACGAAGTGCTCAAACGCAGCCACCGTTTCTGGACCTCGGACAACAACGATGCGCTGGAGCGCCAGAGCATCCAACGCGGCATGAGCTACTTTTTCCCGCCGGAAGTGATGGGCGCGCACATCGGCAACCGCCAATGCCACGCCACCGAACGCCAGCACAGCATCGGCTTTCGCGGCCTGACGGCGTTGTTCGGCCACATGGGCATTGAGCTGGATCCGGTTAAAGAAGGGGAAGACGAGCAACGGGGCTTTGCCCGCTACGTGGCGCTGCATAAAGCCTTGCGGCCGCTGCTGCACAGCGGCGACGTGGTGCGGATCGATCATCACGACAAAAACACGCTGATCAACGGCGTGATCAGCCCCACGCGCGATCGCGCGGTGATCCTGGTCAGCCAGTTGGCGATGCCGGAGTACACCCTGCCGGGCAACCTGCGCATCCCGGGGCTAAACCCACAGGCGCGCTACTGCATCAGCCTGCTGGATACCCCGGCGCTGATCCACCAGCAGCAGGGCGGCCACACCATGCGCCAACTGCCGGCCTGGATGAAACAGCCGTGTGAAGCCAGCGGTGAGTGGCTGGCGCAGGCCGGGTTGGCGCTGCCGGTGCTGGATCCGGAAAGCGCCATGCTGATTAATATCGAACAGCTTTAATAAAGCCAGTGCGGCGGCCAGGCGCCGCCGCATGCTCATCGCCAGTAGTAGCGAAAGGACAATAGCAATGAACGCCACCGTCTGTACCTACAAAAACAACCGTAACTTCTGGATCTTCGGCGCCTTCTTTTTCCTGTACTTTTTCATCATGGCCACCTGCTTCCCGTTCTTGCCGATTTGGCTGTCGGAAGTGATTGGCCTGAATAAAACCGAAACCGGGCTGGTTTTCTCCTG is part of the Gibbsiella quercinecans genome and encodes:
- a CDS encoding alpha-galactosidase codes for the protein MEATVVRLTSAATDVIVRCSPFAEILYWGPHLSDFTAQDVLTLGRPVPNGRLDVDTPLTLAAEAGRGLFGAPGVEGHRDGLDWSPVFTTCDVIHTGQQLEILAEDRQAGLQLHSELVLDTASSVLQMRHTLTNTKPERYWLNRLALTLPLPERAGEVMAFHGRWIREFQPHRIPLAHGGYQQENRRGRTSHEYFPGMMIGTAGFSEQQGEVWGVHLGWSGNHRLRADVKTDGRRLVQAEALYLPGEMALEENASLSTPWLYAACSQRGLTALSQQFHRYVRQHILHFPGNKPRPVHLNTWEGIYFDHQPEYIMRMASQAAELGVERFIIDDGWFRGRDHDRAALGDWYLDERKYPDGLEPVIGHVKRLGMEFGIWVEPEMINPDSDLYRAHPDWVLGLAGYQQPTGRHQYVLDLCNPQVFDYLLARLEWLLSAHDIDYVKWDMNREIVQPAHLGHASLTAQTAQFYRLLDTLQQRFPAVEFESCASGGGRIDYEVLKRSHRFWTSDNNDALERQSIQRGMSYFFPPEVMGAHIGNRQCHATERQHSIGFRGLTALFGHMGIELDPVKEGEDEQRGFARYVALHKALRPLLHSGDVVRIDHHDKNTLINGVISPTRDRAVILVSQLAMPEYTLPGNLRIPGLNPQARYCISLLDTPALIHQQQGGHTMRQLPAWMKQPCEASGEWLAQAGLALPVLDPESAMLINIEQL